DNA from Arthrobacter sp. SLBN-112:
GCCCACCACCGCCAGGACCATCGCGGTCACACTCCGGGGCGCGTCCACAGCGTTCAGCACCAGCAAACCCACCGCAATGCAGCCCAGCGCCATGAGGAGTACAGGGGCGCGCTGCTTCCGGTCGCTCACGTGGTGGTCGGTGACCTTCCCCAGCCGGACCAGCACCAGCAACACCAGGAGCGGAACCACACACACAAAAAGTGCCGCCAGTGCCCCGTAACCGATGGTCCTGGGGAATCCGGCCTCCGGCAAGGGGCTGATCAGCAGTTGGATGCTGACCACCACCGGGGGCTGGAGGACCTCCGTCAGCCACTTGGCGGTGTGGTTCCTGACCCGGATGGAGCCGCTGCTT
Protein-coding regions in this window:
- a CDS encoding phosphatase PAP2 family protein, translated to MTVSSGSIRVRNHTAKWLTEVLQPPVVVSIQLLISPLPEAGFPRTIGYGALAALFVCVVPLLVLLVLVRLGKVTDHHVSDRKQRAPVLLMALGCIAVGLLVLNAVDAPRSVTAMVLAVVGGVAVLAAVSPFWKMSGHAAAVSCAAVVLVLMLGPAWAPLLLLVPAVSWSRVVLRAHTPAQVVAGSLFGGMVMAGIWWLLQGLLLA